One stretch of Eggerthella lenta DSM 2243 DNA includes these proteins:
- a CDS encoding DAK2 domain-containing protein, translating to MIDRGTCKTMLRESARLMLEHAERLSDIDSRFGDGDHGITVTKIAKLVNERIEAWDDASIKDFLDDLGMDVMAVRGGSAGPLYGTLIGGLGAQLGDDENELSADAVRRMFAGCLAEMQDITTAQVGDKTMMDALIPAVKAAQACAAPDDGPVDVLMAAAEAAEEGARASEGFASKFGRARSYGDRTIGTPDAGAVSTSLFLRGLANGASLPRS from the coding sequence ATGATCGATCGGGGCACGTGCAAGACCATGCTGCGCGAGAGCGCGCGACTCATGCTGGAGCATGCCGAGCGCTTAAGCGACATCGACTCCCGGTTCGGCGACGGCGACCACGGCATCACCGTTACGAAGATCGCCAAGCTCGTGAACGAGCGCATCGAGGCGTGGGACGACGCCTCCATCAAGGACTTCCTCGACGATCTGGGCATGGACGTCATGGCCGTGCGCGGCGGCTCCGCGGGCCCGCTGTACGGCACGCTCATCGGCGGCCTGGGCGCCCAGCTCGGCGACGACGAGAACGAGCTTTCCGCCGACGCCGTGCGCCGCATGTTCGCCGGCTGCCTGGCCGAGATGCAGGATATCACCACGGCGCAGGTGGGCGACAAGACCATGATGGACGCCCTGATCCCCGCCGTGAAGGCCGCGCAGGCGTGCGCCGCCCCGGACGACGGCCCCGTCGACGTGCTCATGGCCGCGGCCGAGGCCGCGGAGGAGGGCGCCCGGGCATCCGAGGGCTTCGCTTCCAAGTTCGGCCGCGCGCGCAGCTACGGCGATCGGACCATCGGAACGCCCGATGCGGGAGCCGTGTCCACCTCGCTGTTCTTGCGCGGGCTGGCGAACGGCGCCTCGCTGCCGCGCTCGTAG
- a CDS encoding dihydroxyacetone kinase subunit DhaK: MQMKKFINDPDNLTAELLEGLALANPDILELGEDNMVINKKLAEADRVTIVTQGGSGHEPAIEGFVGEGMVDIDVVGDIFAAPGPQACVDAIKLADKGKGVLYIVLNHAGDMLTGNMTMKQCKKQGLNVVKVVTQEDVSNAPRENADDRRGLVGCIPTYKIAGAAAAEGRSLEEVAAVAQRFADNMATLAVAVRGATHPQTGTLLAELGDDEMEIGMGQHGEEGGGRQPLKSADETAAIMVNALVKDIGIEPGERVMLIINGSGATTLMEQLIVYRAAVKELAKQDIEVVANFVGEMLTVQEQAGFQMFMARMDDELLRLWNAPCTTPYLKK; the protein is encoded by the coding sequence ATGCAGATGAAGAAGTTCATCAACGACCCCGACAACCTCACCGCGGAGCTGCTCGAGGGCCTGGCCCTGGCCAACCCCGACATTCTCGAGCTGGGCGAGGACAACATGGTCATCAACAAGAAGCTGGCCGAGGCCGACCGCGTGACCATCGTGACGCAGGGCGGCAGCGGCCACGAGCCGGCCATCGAGGGCTTCGTGGGCGAGGGCATGGTGGACATCGACGTGGTGGGCGACATCTTCGCCGCGCCCGGCCCGCAGGCCTGCGTCGACGCCATCAAGCTGGCCGACAAGGGCAAGGGCGTGCTCTACATCGTGCTCAACCACGCCGGCGACATGCTGACGGGCAACATGACCATGAAGCAGTGCAAGAAGCAGGGCCTCAACGTGGTCAAGGTGGTCACGCAGGAGGACGTGTCGAACGCCCCGCGCGAGAACGCCGACGACCGCCGCGGCCTCGTGGGCTGCATCCCCACCTACAAGATCGCCGGCGCCGCGGCCGCCGAGGGCAGAAGCCTCGAGGAGGTGGCGGCCGTCGCACAGCGCTTCGCCGACAACATGGCGACGCTGGCCGTGGCCGTGCGCGGCGCCACGCATCCGCAGACGGGCACGCTGCTGGCAGAGCTCGGCGACGACGAGATGGAAATCGGCATGGGCCAGCACGGCGAGGAGGGCGGCGGCCGCCAGCCCCTGAAGTCTGCCGACGAGACGGCCGCCATTATGGTGAACGCGCTCGTGAAGGACATCGGCATCGAGCCGGGCGAGCGGGTCATGCTCATCATCAACGGCTCGGGCGCCACCACGCTCATGGAGCAGCTCATCGTGTACCGCGCCGCGGTCAAGGAGCTGGCGAAGCAGGACATCGAAGTGGTGGCGAACTTCGTGGGCGAGATGCTGACCGTGCAGGAGCAGGCCGGGTTCCAGATGTTCATGGCGCGCATGGACGACGAGCTGCTGCGCCTATGGAACGCCCCCTGCACCACGCCGTACCTGAAGAAGTAG